The Osmia bicornis bicornis chromosome 9, iOsmBic2.1, whole genome shotgun sequence genome has a segment encoding these proteins:
- the LOC114880916 gene encoding M-phase inducer phosphatase-like isoform X2, with translation MFWENVADSCEVCQCTRLFKNAFKIKNTPENTVKSRPRARRFLGMASRRILSPEPVSPSIDKENNSPCNAASPQKFAGAKKIRYPLEDCDPNSQDSGYGTSYPEKEEKPRQTFRFVEPLAVAPRRMSIECRSPMKSPVRCSPQRTRIARSSLFRSVSSGYESMDDGFNDLIDVEALDDATQLPNGISTLLCGDIVGGGAITDTGLTSLLDDASPFNVGSSNPTTPEFARTDCTKNFRRSLSLQNDRPEVRKRPSLSKVRSCLFRSPSGNSPTVNSPLEDNRSAMFRRRRFGGDYNVLGDYRRENTNNNYDSPSSVKAFKRPDPPIDESPTLAKRSRRSSGCNFLDIVRNMDTDEMVASNSRPVILQRSVSMTAPSTVTVADIEMGMEMEITRNGETTDSEEHAHIKSAIHRSTTDTDLTGDFSKPCVLPLATGHHDDLKSISTNTLAALIRGEFNDRIGSFQIVDCRYPYEYDAGHIDGALNLYSKDLIERILLDPLTNTPKIQPDSNKRNILVFHCEFSWERGPNLSRFLRNLDRQRNKEHYPALHYPELYLLHGGYEQFYREQKGLCSPQGYRPMRHPDHEADLRQFRNKSKSWQGERSRITGSVTRSNLKRLGF, from the exons ATGTTTTGGGAAAATGTTGCGGATTCGTGCGAAGTGTGCCAGTGCACAAG GCTCTTCAAAAATGCGTTCAAGATTAAAAATACACCCGAGAACACGGTGAAATCGAGACCAAGAGCACGTCGATTCCTCGGCATGGCTTCACGACGCATTCTCAGTCCGGAGCCAGTTTCGCCATCTATCGACAAAGAAAACAATAGTCCATGCAATGCCGCCAGCCCACAAAAG TTCGCCGGTGCAAAGAAGATTCGTTATCCATTGGAAGACTGTGATCCAAACAGTCAAGACAGTGGATACGGGACTAGTTATCcggagaaggaagaaaagcCGCGACAGACGTTTCGATTTGTGGAACCATTGGCTGTCGCTCCTCGACGGATGTCGATCGAATGCCGCAGCCCGATGAAATCGCCTGTACGATGTTCGCCACAGCGGACGCGGATCGCGCGATCTTCCCTCTTCCGGAGCGTCTCCTCCGGTTACGAGAGCATGGACGACGGTTTCAACGATTTAATCGACGTCGAGGCACTGGACGACGCGACCCAACTGCCGAACGGGATTTCGACTCTTCTTTGCGGTGATATCGTCGGCGGTGGTGCGATCACTGACACCGGCTTGACGAGCCTGCTCGATGACGCTTCACCGTTCAATGTCGGCTCGAGCAATCCAACCACCCCAGAGTTTGCTCGTACCGATTGCACCAAGAATTTCCGAAGATCCTTGTCGTTGCAAAACGATAGGCCGGAAGTTCGCAAACGACCATCACTTTCGAAAGTACGCTCCTGTTTGTTTCGATCACCGAGCGGTAACTCGCCCACCGTAAATTCGCCTCTCGAAGATAACCGGTCAGCGATGTTCCGTCGTCGACGATTCGGAGGTGATTACAACGTTCTCGGCGATTACCGCCGGGAAAATACGAACAATAATTACGACTCTCCGTCGTCGGTGAAAGCTTTCAAACGACCGGATCCACCGATCGACGAGAGCCCGACGTTAGCGAAAAGATCGCGGAGATCGAGCGGTTGTAACTTCCTCGATATTGTAAGAAACATGGACACCGACGAAATGGTTGCGTCCAATTCAAGGCCAGTAATTTTGCAGAGAAGCGTTTCCATGACGGCGCCTTCGACCGTGACGGTAGCGGACATAGAGATGGGGATGGAAATGGAGATTACGAGAAATGGAGAAACGACCGATTCGGAGGAGCACGCGCACATTAAATCGGCTATTCATCGCAGCACAACCGACACCGATCTTACCGGAGACTTTAGTAAACCGTGCGTCCTACCTTTGGCTACAGGTCATCACGATGATTTGAAATCGATTTCGACCAACACGTTAGCCGCCTTGATACGCGGAGAATTCAACGATCGAATCGGTTCATTCCAAATCGTTGATTGCCGTTATCCTTACGAGTACGATGCCGGTCATATCGATGGTGCTCTCAATTTGTACAGTAAAGATCTGATCGAGCGGATCTTGTTGGATCCTTTGACGAACACGCCGAAAATTCAGCCGGATTCGAACAAGAGAAACATTCTGGTATTCCACTGCGAATTCTCCTGGGAACGTGGACCGAATCTCTCGCGATTTCTACGAAACTTGGATCGACAAAGGAACAAGGAACATTACCCCGCGTTGCATTATCCGGAACTTTACCTCTTGCACGG